The Flavobacterium sp. N2270 genome contains the following window.
ATTAGGTATATGAACAGTAGTATTGGCAACTAATGGGATTAGCATTTTTGATTTTTTTTAAAAATACTAAATTTGCTTCTTTCAAAACTTAATTTTAAGAAAAATTAACAAAAAAATCCACTAGTGTTTTCTAGTGGATTTTTTTATCGCTTGGATATCTTATTGTTAGTAATTTGTCTTTGTAGTTTGCATTTAAATCGACCTTCTGTAAAACTTCGCAATTTTTCGTGCTTGGTTTTTCTATTGGTTACTCGTTTACGCCATAATTCATAGCTTGAACGTTTTAATTTATTTCGCATTAATGCTTTTACGTCCATTT
Protein-coding sequences here:
- a CDS encoding TIGR03643 family protein, whose translation is MKRELSYIEIDRVIEMAWEDRTTFEAIEFQFGLSEMDVKALMRNKLKRSSYELWRKRVTNRKTKHEKLRSFTEGRFKCKLQRQITNNKISKR